A genomic window from Lotus japonicus ecotype B-129 chromosome 1, LjGifu_v1.2 includes:
- the LOC130717453 gene encoding palmitoyl-acyl carrier protein thioesterase, chloroplastic-like has product MTSMATMSSIGSQFPGNLSSANRENVIKTGEVLRVRFYSSHNNNISNINKQRLPLVTSSYHGSPQKVDTVNGTKVNGIHVAEAPLAANEYKADVGLVTNGRFVEGRFVYRQIFVIRSYEIGPDKTATMETLMNFLQETALNHVTSSGIGGDGFGATREMSLRKLIWVVTRIQVQVQRYSKWGDEIEVDTWVDAAGKNGMRRDWIIRDRYTQEIITRATSIWVIMNRETRRLSKIPGEVKQELVPFYLNRISIPTEERDCEKIDKLTDETAERIRSGLAPRWNDMDANQHVNNVKYIGWMLESVPIEVLGDYNMTSMTLEFRRECTQTNLLESMTCPTERVMNESNNYSIRRPDLQYTHLLRLQHDKSDVVRARTEWHLKQKQQ; this is encoded by the exons ATGACATCAATGGCGACAATGAGCAGCATTGGTTCACAATTCCCAGGGAATTTGAGCAGTGCAAATAGGGAAAATGTGATCAAAACAGGTGAGGTTTTGAGGGTGAGGTTTTATTCTTCACATAACAATAACATATCAAACATCAATAAACAAAGACTTCCATTGGTGACATCAAGTTATCATGGTAGTCCTCAAAAAGTGGACACTGTCAATGGAACCAAGGTGAATGGAATACATGTAGCAGAAGCTCCTCTAGCAGCAAATGAATACAAAGCAGATGTGGGTCTTGTCACAAATGGAAGGTTTGTGGAGGGTAGGTTTGTGTATAGGCAAATTTTTGTCATCAGGTCTTATGAAATTGGACCAGATAAAACTGCCACCATGGAGACACTCATGAATTTTCTTCAG GAAACTGCTCTAAATCATGTCACCAGCTCTGGGATAGGTGGAGATGGCTTTGGAGCTACCCGCGAGATGAGCCTTCGGAAACTCATTTGGGTTGTTACTCGAATTCAGGTTCAAGTGCAGAGATACAGCAAATG GGGAGATGAAATTGAAGTTGATACTTGGGTTGATGCAGCAGGAAAGAATGGAATGAGAAGGGATTGGATAATCAGGGATCGTTACACCCAAGAGATCATAACAAGAGCTACAAG CATATGGGTGATCATGAATAGAGAAACAAGAAGACTATCCAAGATACCTGGAGAGGTTAAACAAGAGCTTGTGCCTTTTTACCTCAATAGGATTTCaattcctactgaagaaagagaTTGTGAAAAGATAGACAAGCTCACTGATGAAACTGCTGAGAGAATCAGATCTGGGTTGGCT CCAAGGTGGAATGATATGGATGCTAACCAGCATGTGAACAATGTCAAATACATTGGATGGATGTTAGAG AGTGTGCCAATTGAAGTGCTGGGAGATTATAACATGACAAGCATGACACTGGAGTTTCGGCGCGAATGCACGCAAACAAATTTGTTAGAATCCATGACATGTCCAACAGAGAGGGTGATGAACGAGTCCAACAATTACTCCATCAGAAGACCTGACCTGCAATACACACACTTACTTCGTCTTCAACATGATAAATCAGATGTTGTCCGAGCCAGAACTGAATGGCATCTTAAGCAAAAGCAACAATGA